Genomic segment of Cervus elaphus chromosome 15, mCerEla1.1, whole genome shotgun sequence:
GTAGTAAGGAGTCTTATAGTGTTCAAGGAGCAGAGCACGATCAACTTGTGGACAGTTCTTGGATTGGTTGGCATCATGGTGAAGTTTCAAACATCATCAGCCTTCTAGTTTCAACCAATCTAGGTCAATCTGGTCTGGTGGCCAGCAATTTTCATCTGGTGGGGGTCCGCTTCCTGTAAAACAACTTAGGAATGTGTGCCAGCCCTTTATCTACATAATTTGATGATTCTATTATATGGTGGATTTAtagtctaaattgttaccagtttcccagcccaacagctattctttgtttctgcatctttACATGTACCAATCATTAAATCCTGAGTCAGTATTTAACTTCAAGAGACAAGGACATGGGGGCTTGTGCACAATTTTATAGTGAACAGTTAGAAATTGGAATTTTAAAGTACTGCCTTACATTATATTTCATCAAAAGCCATGAGATGCGTAGgaataattttaacaaatgtatgcATTATTTGCTCATTGCTGTTGTTACTGtacagtcgccaagtcatgtctgactctttgcagcaccatgaactgtagcacgccaggcttctctgtccatcactatctcccagagttcgtttaaactcacgtccattgagtcaatgatgctatctaaccatctcatcctccgtcccctcccttctcctcttgccctcaatctttcccagcatcaggctcttttccaatgagtcagctctttataacaggtggtcaaagtactggagcttcagcttcaacatcagtccttccaatgaatattcaggactgatttccttcagaatggactggttggatctctttgcagtccaagggactctcaaaagtcttctccaacaccacagttcaaaagcatcagttcttcggtgctcagtctactttatggtccaattctcacatctgtacatgactactggaaaaactatagctttgactagacggacctttgttggcaaagtgatgtctctgctttttaacacactgtttaggtttgtcatagcttttcttccaaggagcaagcatcttttaatttcatggctgcagtcatggtccgcagtgattttggagcccaagaaaagaaaatctgtcactgtttccactttttccctatttgccatgaagtgatgagacaggatactatgatcttagtttttgaatgttgtgttttaagccagtgttttcactctctttcaccttcatcaaggggctcttcagttcctcttcacttcctgcctttagagtggtatcatctgcatatctgaggttgttgatattcctcctggcaatcttgattccagcttatgagtcatccagtctagcatttcacatgatgcactccgcatataagttaaataaatagggtgacaatatacagtcttgatgtactcccttcccaatttggaaccagtctgttgttccatgtctggttcttaactgttgcttcttgacttgcatataggtttctcaggagacaggtaaggtggtctggtattcccatctcccatagtttgttgtgatccacacaaaggctttagtgtagccaatgaagcagatttttttaaaaaattcctttgctttttctatgatcaaactgatgttggcaatttgatctctggttcctctgccttttctaaattcagcttgtacatctggcaTTTCTccattcacgtattgctgaagtctggcttggagaattttgagcattactttgctagcgtgtgagatgagtgcaattgggtggtagtttgaacattctttggcattgcccttctttgggattggaatgaaaactgaccttttcctgtcctgtggccactgctgagtttcccaaatttgctggcatgtggagtgcagcactttaacagcaccatcttttaggatttgatagctcagctggaattccatcatctcctttagctttgtttgcagtaatacttcctaaggctcacttgacttcatacttcaggatgtctggctctaggtgagcgactaccccattgtggttatctgggtcattaagaccttttttgtacagttcttctgtgtattcttgccatatcttcataatctcttctgcttctgttaggtccttgctgtttctgtcctttattgtgctcatctttgtatgaaatgttcccttggtatctccaattttcttaaagagatttctagtctttcccattttattgttttcctctatttctttgcattgttcacttaggaaggctttcttatctctccttgatagtctctggaactctgcattcaattgggtataactttccctttctcctttgcctttcacttctcttctcagctatttgtaaggcctcctcagacaactagttccctgaccaaggattaaacccaggtcccctgcattgggaatgcagaatcttaaccactgaaccaccagaaaagtctcTCATTTGCTcattaaaaactacaaaacaaagCTAAGAGAAGCTTACAAAGGCCTGAGAGAGAGAGCGTGAGTGAACAAATTCATTCCACGGAAGACGGAGAAGATGTCATAGCTATACAAGTGGGTTGTTTCAGTGAAATCCCAATCAGCAGCCTTATTTCAAgctgacaagctgattctaaaactcatacagaaatgcaaagaacctaaaaaatattaaataattttttaaaaaatagaacaaaatttgAAGAATTACACTAACTGATTTCAAAGACTTGCTCTAAAACCAAAGTAACCAAGAGTGATATTGGCATATTAGATTAGTGGAACAGAGtagagagtctagaaataaacccacatgttAATTCATGTGGGAAGAAAATGACTCTCTAGTCTTatctcacaccatatataaaaccTAATTCAAAATAACATATCTAAACAtgaatgcaaaatttaaaaaaaaaatccagaagaaaaCGTAAGAGAAAAACCTTCGTAGTTGGAGGAGAGGCACCAGATTTTTACACAGgacataaaaagcaaaatgaactcATCACTCTCACCTTCACAGAGGCTTgtgatgaaattttattttttatagcaacaaaagtgaaagttgctcagtcgtgtccgactttttgcaaccctatacagtccatggaattctccaggccataatactggagtggatagcctttcccttctccaggggatcttcacaacacagggatcgagcccaggtctcgggcattgcaagcggattctttaccagctgagccacaaagaagtTGTTATTTCTTTCACATCTGTGTCATTATAGACGCAAATCTCAACCCCACCACAGCTCACTAGAGAAGATTTCCAAATGAACTCTATTATTGCTTCTACAGTGGGAAAGTATTGTTTAATAGTAGACTGTAGCCCTTAGGGTGTCCCATTTGAAGTTCCTTACCTAGATACTCACTCCGATCTCTGTAGAAACAAGAGGAAAACTGAGAGATACTATTTCTGATCATGGAAACTCAATGTCCTCAATGACAGCATGTTGGCTGAGGACTGTCTCGTCTCATCTTCAGCCCATCTACATGACCATGAACTTAGTCAAATATCAGCCTCACTCCCAGTCCTGCATGCCACTCCCACCTCTCTTATGATACTATAAGTTCCTTGCAACCCACTGAAATACTCAAGCTTTAGTATTTTCTTGCATGCTGTCTTCCTTACCTTCAAATTTCTTCCTTCCCCACTTTCTCACCAGACTTATCTATCATCCTGCCTCAACTGCTGCCACCACACCCCCACTCTTCAAAATAGTTATCTCCCTTCCCCAGACTCTTGGAGCTCTTGGCACATACCCTTCCTGGCCCTTATCAAATGCAGTGTTGTTATCTATTTAATGTCTCTCTCTACCACTGGACTGTTTTAACTCCACAGAACAGAAGCTACCTTAAGTCGTCCTTGcttattttcccccaaattttctcCACCATCTTCtaactccaacacacacacacacacacacacacacacacaccgtctGATGCACAGTACGAGCTCATCAGTGTCTAATAAATGAATAAGTTTTTCCTTCACCAGAGAGAAGCCCAGCAAGtcataagaaataaattaaaagcataaataaCAATCACTAGTTTTAAAATGGTAATTCAattgaaagaaacaggaaaagcagTTCATCTTCATCAGAAAGTTCTAATCTTCAGACATCAAGCAAGAAAATCAACCATTGCCActagaaaatgaagaatattCATCACAACCAGCTTTTCTCCAAAGGACACACACCCAGAGCAAAACAGTCTAGTCACAGAGGAACCAGCCAGTACTTAAGAGTTCAAGTCTCTGACGCCAGTGCCAGATAGTAAGTCACACAGTATAAGAGTAACAACAGTTACTATTTGGGGTACTTAATTCACCAAGCTCTGAATTCACTATTATCCATATGTTATCTCATTTTAGCTTTATCTCAGCTCTGTGAAGGGCTGTaaatatccattttacagataaaaaatgCTCTAACTATTCAAGATTCAGCCTTGCCCTGAGTCCAAAGCTTGTGGTCTTAATCTCTGCATCCTGCTGCTCCCCACTTGGCCTCCAAGCTACCTGCTGGTGGAAGCTAGCACGGTTTTGTTCAAtcttgtgtctccagcacctagaacagtgcctggcatatatttGCTAAATGCTACGGTGAAATATGTATGAAATAtgtatggcagaaggtgaagaagaactaaagagcctcttaatgaaagcgaaagaggggagtgaaaaagctggcttaaaactcaaaaacattaaaaaaactaagatcatggcatccagtcccatcagttcatggcaaacagatggggaaacaatggaaacagtgacagactttattttcttgggctccaaaatcattgcagacgatgagtgaagccatgaaattaaaagatgcttgctccttggaagaaaagttatgaccaatcttgacagcatagtaaaaagcagagacattactttgccaacaaaggtgcgtctagtcaaagctatagttttttcagtagtcatagatggatgtgagagttgaactataaggaaagctgaatgccaaagaattgatccttttttcttttttttttccacagagcaCAGAAAACTTTATTCATCCACactgctctggagaagggcaggctCACTTCAATATGGTATCCTCTTGGGCTTCCGCCAGCTCCCGCTCGATGCGCTTCTGCTCATCCGGCTTCTTCGCCTCGGCTGTGAGCCTCCTCTCTTCTTCTGCCCGGGGTGTCAGGTAACTGTAGCGCTTGGCGCCGTAGGCCATGCCGAGGAACAGGGCAGAGTAACGGCCAAGCTTGATGAGCGGAGAGACCTGCACCGGCGGAGCCATCTTGTCCGTGACCctcgcagaattgatgcttttgaactgtggtattggagaagactcttgagagtcccttggactgcatgatcaaaccagtccaacctaaaggaaatcggtcctgaatattcattggaaggactgatgctgaagctgaaactccaatactttggccacctcatgcaaagaactgactcattggcaaagaccctgatgccgggaaagattgaaggcaggaggagaagaggacaacagaggatgagatggttggatggcatcaccgactcgatggacaggagttgagcaagctctgggagttggtgatggacagggaggcctggtgtgctgcagtccatagggtcggaaagagtcagacatgactgagtgactgaactgaactgaacagtgaaatatgggtttcccaggtggtgcaagtggtaaagaacctgcctgccaatgcaggagacataagagatgcaggttcgatccctgggctgggaagatccctgaaggagggcatggcaacccaccccagtattcttttctggagaatcccatggacagaggagcctggcgggctacagtccatagggtcacacagagtcagatatgacttaagcgacttagcacacatgcacagtgaAATATAATCTTCTTAGTAAACAGAGACCTCTCTCCTAGTCCCTGGACATATTTATCATACCCACTAACCAAGGACTgaatgtctgttccatcccacTCCAAGACTCAAGGCCccattgaacacccaggcctAGGGGATGTGCATTAAATGGCCATCTTCCAGGTCTGATGTGAGGGAATTCCAGCACTTTTCTGCACAGCCTTTATGGCAATGGAGCAAAACATTACAGCTGATCCTTACATAATGCTGATCCTTACAGACTTTTATCCAGGGCAAACTCAAGCCCCAAAAAGGACTGAAAGTGGGAGGGGAATTAATGAAACCCCTCCTCTACCCTGCTCAGGTTTGTGTAGTCGCTGCCTCAAGGACTCAACTTGTTTTTTTCCCACGTGGACTCTCTGGGTCTTAGGGATATCTCCTAATGcatatggatttatttatttatgttgccCAATGAATTACACATATgctgtgaaaaaaatatattattcttaaGTGCAGAAAGACTAAAGGCTAAAGTAAagtgctttacattttttttttccttttgcttttcttttctgcttctctctGCTTATTCCTCACACAGATCCTGGTAACACGGGAGTAAATAATTACTGACTCCAACCAGAAATTTTTGAATGTTTGTCAGGACCTTTGGGCACTAAACTGAAACACTGACCTTAGATAATAAAGCTGCCAATGTTTCCACATTGTCTATGAGACTTTGAGGATAGGAATACCTTACATAAGATGTAGAATAAATAGCAGAGTGATTTATATGGTATTTGGactacagaaaaagagaaaaaggtacAATTTGTGACTCATAGGAGGCAGAAAGTAGAAAGCAAGCTTTTTTCTCACCCTGTCAGTCCCTAAGCCAGAGTCGCTGATTCTAGGCAACATCAGAAAAATGCTTACTCCGGAGTCCAACAGTTTGTTGACAGTGCAGTTCATAACCAGGAGCTTGCCCCCAGGAACCATTTTCTGCAAAAATATAGTTCTTTTCTCTCCTATTTGGAAATACAAGTAAAAGCAGTGATAGGCCTGAGCTGTAGCTAGCCCTCTTTGATAAAAAATATAACATGTTGTGAATATTCcagcacttagcacaatgtctggTAGAAAACTGGTGCTCAATATCTGTGCGGTTCAAGGAAGAAATTTTTGTGTCTAACTCAGTGACCTTGCAGAACTCTTTAATTCTAATTTTATACTCTTCACAGCATCCAGAATTATTAAATCAGATTATGTTCTATCAGAGGCTTCTTGCTACAGAGAAGAAACGTGGAGCTTGAGATGCATTTCACAGAGCCGTTTTGATAGTTGACAGAGAAGCTTTTATTGCAGAACAGCGCTGCCTGCTTCTACCACAACATTTTCCTCACTCTGTAATCATTGCCCCTGCCATGTTGTTGACATGGGAGGGGAGCCGAGTGAAATATTTCAGTTGGCTGGAAGTTAACCCCTCAAGTCACAGAGTGTTACAGAGAACCAGTGTTGAAAAGAAAGTGCAGGCAGGGACTTCTCTGACAGTCCAttggttaggatttggtgcttcCATTGCatggggcacgggttcaatccctggttggggaactaagatcccacaagctgcgtggagcagccaaaaataaaatgattaaaaatgcaaaatagatagcaagtaggaatttgctgtgtgacactGGGAGTTCAacacagtgctctgtgacaacccagaggggtgggatggggtgggagaggggttcagaagggaagggacacatgtatacctgtggctgattcatgttgatgtatggcagaggccagcaaaatattgtaaagcacttatcctccaattaaaaaaatagaaaaaaaaaaaaaaagtgtgcaggCAGAACTCAGGTCTGCACTCAGAGtgtgagctccctgagggcagggagccTTAATGCTTCAGTGGCTAGCATGGTTCCTGAGagagaactgctgctgctgctgctgctgagtcgcttcagtcgtgtccgactctgtgcgaccccatagacggcagcccaccaggctcccccgtccctgggattct
This window contains:
- the LOC122709188 gene encoding ATP synthase subunit e, mitochondrial-like encodes the protein MAPPVQVSPLIKLGRYSALFLGMAYGAKRYSYLTPRAEEERRLTAEAKKPDEQKRIERELAEAQEDTILK